Within the Candidatus Babeliaceae bacterium genome, the region TTGGGCACAAAAAAATTGATGTGCAACAATTGGGCTGTGATTTTTTAGTTTTTTCTGGGCATAAAATGCTTGCGCCTACGGGCGTTGGCATTGCGTATATTACAGAAGCGGTGCATTCTCAGTTATTTCCCTATCAGCTTGGTGGTGGTATGGTAGGGGCCGTTGAAAAAGATACTACAACGTATCGTCCAATGCCGTATATGTTAGAAGCCGGCACGCCGCCGATTGCTTCTGTTATGGGCCTCGGTGCTGCAATAGAATTTATTAATAATAATGTTGATTTTGATAATTTGCATAAGCATGAAGCATTATTATGTGCGCGCTTAATAGACGGGCTTGCCACTATTTCTGGCGTTACTATTTTTGGTGACCAGGATCAGCTTAAGCAATCAGGTCATATCGTGAGCTTTACGGTACAGGATATACATGCGCATGATGTCGCTGCGTATCTTGATCGCTTTTCAATCGCCGTCCGCGCCGGCAACCACTGCGCCCAGCCTTTACACAACGCATTGGGCATCAACGGTTCTGTTCGTGTTAGTTTTTATATGTACAATACTATAGAAGACGTCGACGCATTACTCGCCGCATTACAAAAATTGTGCGCTTAATAAATATGCTGCACCAATTCTGATGCAGCATAGTATGTAAAATCGTGTGCGTGTGATTTTATTATTAGCTTTGCGCGCTTTCAAGTAACTCTTTACATATATTTTTTTCAGCAACATGCATCAGTATTTTGTCGGCAGTCGCTTTATCGACTGTTCCACTGAGCGCTTGTGCTATTTCTTGATTGTTGCGTGCAATAGATTTTTTTAGATACCTGATAAGTTTTGTCTTAAAATCTACCGGTTCAATTTTTGATGCGACTTTTTCTTTTATAGTTCTTATTTCTTTATAATTATTTTTTGTAGCAATATGTTTTAGAATCTGTTCCGCTGCGGCTTTATCGACTACACCGTTCAACAACTGTGATATTTCTTGATTAAGATGCGTAATCTCTGCATCTACAAGCTCAAGCCCGATGTTACTGCATTTTTCATTCGCGCAGCTATTGGCACCCGCCAAAATCGCCAGCGTTAAAACCGAGAGTTTTAATGAAAAAATGTTTTTTTTATGTGTGTACATAGTATGCGTCTTTCGTAATATTGAATTAACTAATTGCCTTTAAATGTTTTTACGTTCTTCTAGATACGCATCTTTTTGAGCAATGCAACGTCTAATTTTCTCTGTATTTACTTTATCTATTGTTTTGCTTAATTCTGATATTTCGTCATTAAGATGTTCAATTTTCTTATTAATTTTGTTAATGCCTTTAAGCCGTTCAAGGATGTCAAATCGTTTAGATTTTTCCTGAAAATCTTTTTCAGATAAAGAATTTTTAAAATTTGGCATTTCGGGTTCCAGCTTCGGCTCATTAGATTCTGATAAAAATGGTTTTAACATGATACTCATGAATGATCCATGAATATCATGATCTTCTTGAAATTGACTTTTTTTAATCATATATTCAATTTCTGATTGAAGTTCTGCTTTTTCAATTACTCTTTCTGCTACTTGTTGATGCGCTGCAGTATCGGTTTTTTTAATGCTTACAATTTTATCATTAAATACGCCGTGCTTAATGGTAGGGTCAAATATTATAGAAGGCTTGTGAGTTGCTTTAATATGCGCATCAATAGCTGATTTGGTTATAATTACTTCGGCTCCATCTTCAAAGCGCGTAAATTGAGGAACGTCAAAGATTTTCCCGGGTTCTTGAACTGACAAGCTCACTTGAGAGCTCTGAATATTTCCATCAGCATCTTTTACATCGTTGATCTCGGCTTTAAAAAGACCGCTTGTTACATAGTTCATATAGTGAGTATCGCTTTGTAAACCTCTAACAATGTCCGGAAGACATCTTACTGCACTAATTATTCCAGAGTGAGTTGGTCCAACCAAACCTTTTAAAAAGGAATTATCTTTTATATCAACTACAGCTATGATCATTTTACTTTTAGGGCTCAAGCCGTGCTTCTTGATAAGATTTCTCATGAATGGCGCTTGTAGCGCCCCAACTGCTAAATGTGCAGTACTCGCTACTGTTAATGATGCAGCCGCCTTTTGAAGAGCTTCATTATCTGACCATACAGATGAAGCAACAAAAGTACTGAGTCCAGCTGCCGCAGTAGTAGCATTTAATGCCATAAAATCACAATAACCTTCTGGAAGTGAACCAATTTTATCAACAATATCATGGGATGATCTTAAAGCTATTACTTGTTCAGCATGTGACGCATAACGTTCTTCAGGTCTTTGCGGACCGGCAATGCAAATCTCTAATTTTACTGGAATACCTGTTTCTGCATTTTTTTCTTGACCATAAAGACGGAAGACATTGCATGCATGACTATGGCCAAACGTAACAACTTCTTTTACACCTTTGTAGGCTGCTTCAATATATTTATGAAGGAATGCTGCGCCATCCATACGACCTTTATCAGTCCTAAATCCTGACCACTTAAAAGATAGAAGTTCTAGTGGTCGCTGAGCAGCAGTTGAGTACCATGCGGCAAACTTTTTAACATGACGAAATTCTGGGCTCTTTGAACTATAAAATGCTGGTGTTTTGCGTCCCCATGTTCCATGACCAATAATAAATACAGTAAGTTGTTTATCATCTACAGTAGGTTCTACAGTAGGTTGTGTATTATTTAAAGCTGATTTTGGTGTGTATCGATATCTTTTTCTTATCCCGTATTCGTTCTTTGTCTTTATGTCAGA harbors:
- a CDS encoding cysteine desulfurase, with product MSIKYFPFFSHNAIRYLDNAATTHKPQSVIDAVSHFYSHENASVHRGIYTLAEHATAHFERVRTQVAHFIGAKAHEIVVTKGATESINMIAQSWAAHNLVEGDEIVITELEHHANYLPWQRLAQTHNLILTIVPAMARGMSIDALKRAITQKTKLVAVTHCSHVLGCYLDIADIVSAAHAVGARVLVDAAQSVGHKKIDVQQLGCDFLVFSGHKMLAPTGVGIAYITEAVHSQLFPYQLGGGMVGAVEKDTTTYRPMPYMLEAGTPPIASVMGLGAAIEFINNNVDFDNLHKHEALLCARLIDGLATISGVTIFGDQDQLKQSGHIVSFTVQDIHAHDVAAYLDRFSIAVRAGNHCAQPLHNALGINGSVRVSFYMYNTIEDVDALLAALQKLCA